Proteins from a single region of Deinococcus apachensis DSM 19763:
- a CDS encoding GGDEF domain-containing protein — translation MVRPMPGDAEETPEFQFRHRSLLVILGCVLGASIATLCVSGAWLFTALDRLVLSFIVVKNALLFVWLWRRPRALVRVGVIELLLEGIGGVGKLWLALMVEHTAYSLGGYSYWLMLNYFIAALVWRGRAALWVSLGWFAVLLTLGGLYWFSSSIPLSTKQQYGNTLLQLYLTHATLIAFLTLQGRLLGQYLAAIVRAEGAARFAHVDGLTGTANRRQLEAWLRARHEHAGRTGEPWSVILFDLDHFKGVNDTYGHAAGDRVLQATAAAVRQALWEGDQMGRWGGEEFLVILPGTGPADAVRVAERLQEAVTAVEYPDVGRVTISCGVAQQAQGESVEALLHRADEALYAAKRGGRALVEVAW, via the coding sequence ATGGTGCGGCCCATGCCCGGTGACGCGGAGGAGACCCCGGAATTCCAGTTCCGGCACCGCTCCCTCCTCGTCATCCTGGGGTGCGTGCTGGGGGCGTCCATCGCCACGCTGTGCGTCTCGGGAGCCTGGCTGTTCACGGCCCTGGACCGGCTGGTGCTGAGCTTCATCGTGGTCAAGAACGCCCTGCTGTTCGTGTGGCTGTGGCGCAGGCCCCGGGCCCTGGTGCGGGTGGGCGTCATCGAACTGCTGCTGGAGGGGATTGGCGGCGTCGGCAAGCTGTGGCTGGCCCTGATGGTCGAACACACGGCCTACAGCCTGGGGGGCTACTCGTACTGGCTGATGCTGAACTACTTCATCGCCGCGCTCGTCTGGCGAGGCCGCGCGGCCCTGTGGGTGTCCCTGGGGTGGTTCGCGGTGCTGCTCACGCTGGGCGGCCTGTACTGGTTTTCCTCCAGCATTCCCCTGAGCACGAAGCAGCAGTATGGCAACACCCTCCTCCAGCTTTACCTGACGCACGCCACCCTGATCGCGTTCCTGACCCTCCAGGGCCGGTTGCTGGGGCAGTACCTCGCCGCCATTGTGCGGGCCGAGGGCGCGGCGCGGTTTGCCCATGTGGACGGCCTGACGGGCACGGCCAACCGACGGCAACTGGAGGCGTGGCTCCGGGCGCGGCACGAGCACGCCGGGCGAACGGGGGAACCCTGGAGCGTCATCCTGTTCGACCTCGACCACTTCAAGGGCGTCAACGACACGTACGGGCACGCGGCGGGCGACCGGGTGCTCCAGGCGACTGCCGCCGCCGTGCGCCAGGCCCTGTGGGAGGGGGACCAGATGGGCCGCTGGGGGGGCGAGGAGTTCCTGGTCATCCTGCCCGGAACGGGCCCGGCGGACGCCGTGCGGGTGGCGGAACGTCTCCAGGAGGCGGTGACCGCGGTGGAGTACCCGGACGTGGGCCGGGTGACCATCAGTTGCGGCGTGGCGCAGCAGGCACAGGGTGAGAGCGTCGAGGCCCTCCTGCACCGGGCAGACGAGGCCCTGTACGCGGCCAAGCGGGGAGGCCGGGCCCTCGTGGAGGTGGCGTGGTGA